The following are encoded together in the Mycolicibacterium arabiense genome:
- a CDS encoding glycosyltransferase → MTSAKITRARPDVRVLAWPRWFDNPYLPSLVDGLNREGLRSGSAPMLLAATMRLREGDWLHVHWPGETHTHAARWRYELGARTVHAQLRHLKRRGVRIAWTAHNLLPHDDPHPDLGHRARRDLLGMADHVFVHFEGARAELTREFGYTGPSTVVHHPSYVDAYPAPPPQQTAREALGLPERGFVALAFGRIRPYKGLDTLVAAFRRCAGEDDRLVIAGSPLGPVHPSVKSAADDPRIILRARKIPDAQVPTYFAAADVAAITHRAFFTSGSALLSLSMGCPIVGPPVNHLADLAGDHRLFPADLSTDGLTEALRRARDETPSVDRTAIRGWAREHGTWQTATDTIAAVLCDRSGNESGSSN, encoded by the coding sequence TTGACGTCGGCGAAGATCACGCGGGCACGGCCCGACGTTCGCGTCCTGGCGTGGCCGCGGTGGTTCGACAACCCCTATCTGCCAAGCCTCGTGGATGGACTCAACCGAGAGGGATTGCGCTCCGGTTCGGCACCCATGCTGCTCGCCGCGACCATGCGGCTGCGCGAGGGTGACTGGCTCCACGTGCACTGGCCGGGCGAGACCCACACCCACGCTGCGCGATGGAGGTACGAACTCGGCGCGAGGACGGTGCACGCCCAGTTGCGCCACCTCAAGCGTCGCGGCGTCCGAATCGCATGGACCGCCCACAATCTGCTGCCGCACGACGATCCCCATCCCGACCTCGGTCACCGGGCCAGACGCGACCTACTCGGGATGGCCGACCACGTCTTCGTCCACTTCGAGGGCGCCCGCGCCGAACTGACGAGGGAATTCGGATACACCGGCCCCAGCACCGTCGTCCATCACCCCAGCTACGTGGACGCCTATCCCGCGCCGCCGCCGCAGCAGACAGCCCGCGAGGCCCTGGGTCTGCCGGAACGGGGATTCGTGGCACTGGCATTCGGGCGCATCCGGCCGTACAAGGGCCTCGACACGCTCGTCGCCGCGTTCCGCCGGTGCGCGGGAGAAGACGATCGCCTGGTCATCGCGGGGTCGCCACTGGGCCCGGTGCACCCGAGCGTGAAGTCGGCAGCCGACGATCCGCGAATCATCCTGCGAGCGCGCAAGATTCCCGATGCGCAGGTACCGACGTACTTCGCGGCCGCCGACGTCGCCGCGATCACCCACCGCGCCTTCTTCACCTCGGGCAGCGCGCTGCTCAGCCTCAGCATGGGCTGCCCGATCGTGGGTCCGCCGGTGAACCACCTGGCCGACCTCGCCGGTGACCACCGACTGTTCCCCGCCGACCTCAGCACGGACGGCTTGACGGAGGCCTTGCGGCGGGCACGCGACGAGACACCGTCGGTCGATCGGACGGCCATCCGCGGCTGGGCCCGGGAACACGGCACGTGGCAGACCGCGACCGACACGATCGCGGCCGTCCTGTGCGACCGCAGCGGAAACGAGTCCGGTTCGTCGAACTGA
- a CDS encoding MMPL/RND family transporter, whose amino-acid sequence MVRRPIAILVFWVSLAVVLFLTISPLLVVSQKNPPALLPEGSPMLASTALMKEAFKGADGGNVAVVVLSKDDELTPADEEVYRRLVEALAGDTTNVKSTQNFVTIPELRQAMTSEDKKAWTLPISLAGTMGSGSGQKAYRAALKIVQETTAGSSLQVNVVGGAATFDDLNEIGARDQLIIEVSTVVTILTILIIVYRNLVAMLMPLITIGISMAVAQQVVAGLGELGLPLGPQTMILMTGMMMGAGVDYAVFLFSRYQECLRNGMGSDEAVVRSIATIGEVITGSAATVALTFMGLSFATLGVFLTVGPSLAVTILIGVLGSLTVLPALMVLAGRRGWVKVKKDLTGRFWRKSAVHIVRRPRIHLVASLAVLLALAACTAFVQYNYDDRKNIPADAASNKGYDALTKHFPVSTTMQQFIMVHDPNVDLRSPKSLADLEQMAQRVAQVPGIDIVRGITRPTGEMLNEAKSTYQAGEVGSKLADASGLIEDNNNNLNLLSNGARQLADVHNQFRDQVLGSFASIREVVGGLIAIKEAMGDDVTFAELEQQASLLANMQSVGDSLGDSLEQVTDAYRSSKSMLVALNNNVACNIDPACVAARAELQRRVDGYNEADVAYLEALSRGLRETKGTDRVDDVIRDVGSNLERALGGLQQLGIEDEDDLDRRLGELRTSVNKLADSSNQLADGVKLLVDQTRNMGGGLDQASSFLLAMKRDASDPAMSGFYIPPQILTQKEFQKAAELFVSEDGHTVRYLVQTGLNPFGVEAMDQVDEIVDAANSARPNTSLQNADIRMVGFSAFNNEMRNHYNADLRYIIIMTLVVVFLILALILRAVVAPVYLMLSVVLSYVSAMGIGVLFFQVILDQDIYWSVGGMAFLVLVAVGADYNLLLISRIRDEAKLGVPSAVIKTVGATGGVITSAGLIFAASMLALTVSSLATVVQLGFIIGVGLLLDTFIVRTITVPALAVMVGDANWWPSKTPRQLLALARAKRAADADGVDQEWFDEHGDADTGPIRSGRVPDDDGDDDVVDTDDGYATAVHTASSVRLAWGDRDDNP is encoded by the coding sequence GTGGTTCGGCGACCCATCGCGATCCTCGTCTTCTGGGTGTCGCTGGCAGTCGTGCTCTTCCTGACCATCAGCCCCCTGCTCGTGGTCTCGCAGAAGAATCCGCCCGCCCTCCTGCCGGAGGGTTCGCCGATGCTCGCGTCGACCGCGTTGATGAAGGAGGCCTTCAAGGGGGCCGACGGCGGCAACGTCGCGGTGGTCGTGCTGTCGAAGGACGACGAGCTCACCCCGGCGGACGAGGAGGTGTACCGGCGACTCGTCGAGGCACTGGCCGGCGACACGACGAACGTGAAGTCCACGCAGAACTTCGTGACGATCCCCGAACTCCGCCAGGCGATGACCAGCGAGGACAAGAAGGCCTGGACCCTGCCGATCAGCTTGGCTGGAACGATGGGTTCCGGGTCGGGCCAGAAGGCGTACCGCGCTGCCCTGAAGATCGTCCAGGAGACGACGGCAGGCTCGTCGTTGCAAGTCAACGTCGTGGGCGGAGCGGCGACGTTCGACGACCTGAACGAGATCGGCGCCCGCGATCAGCTGATCATCGAAGTCTCCACGGTCGTCACGATTCTGACGATCCTGATCATCGTCTATCGCAACCTGGTCGCGATGTTGATGCCGCTGATCACCATCGGCATCTCGATGGCCGTCGCCCAGCAGGTGGTCGCCGGGCTGGGTGAGTTGGGCTTGCCACTGGGCCCGCAGACGATGATCTTGATGACCGGCATGATGATGGGTGCCGGGGTCGACTACGCCGTGTTCCTGTTCAGCCGATATCAGGAATGTCTGCGCAACGGGATGGGCTCGGACGAAGCCGTCGTCAGATCGATCGCGACGATCGGCGAGGTGATCACCGGCTCCGCGGCGACGGTTGCCCTGACCTTCATGGGTCTGTCGTTCGCGACCCTCGGCGTCTTCCTCACCGTGGGTCCATCGCTGGCGGTCACCATCCTGATCGGCGTGCTGGGTTCGCTGACGGTCCTGCCTGCCCTCATGGTGCTCGCCGGGCGGCGCGGCTGGGTGAAGGTCAAGAAGGACCTCACGGGGCGTTTCTGGCGCAAGTCCGCCGTGCACATCGTGCGACGGCCGAGGATCCACCTGGTGGCGAGCCTGGCGGTGCTGCTGGCGCTGGCTGCCTGTACCGCCTTCGTGCAGTACAACTACGACGACCGCAAGAACATCCCCGCCGACGCGGCGAGCAACAAGGGCTACGACGCCCTGACCAAGCACTTCCCGGTCAGCACCACGATGCAGCAGTTCATCATGGTCCACGACCCGAACGTCGACCTGCGATCGCCGAAGTCGTTGGCGGACCTGGAGCAGATGGCGCAGCGCGTCGCCCAGGTGCCTGGCATCGACATCGTGCGCGGTATCACCCGCCCCACCGGGGAGATGCTGAACGAGGCGAAGTCCACCTATCAGGCCGGCGAGGTCGGCTCCAAGCTGGCCGACGCGTCCGGGCTGATCGAGGACAACAACAACAACCTGAACCTGCTGAGCAACGGCGCCCGGCAACTCGCCGACGTGCACAACCAGTTCCGCGACCAGGTGCTGGGCTCCTTCGCGTCGATCCGCGAAGTGGTCGGCGGGCTGATCGCCATCAAGGAGGCCATGGGTGACGACGTCACCTTCGCCGAACTCGAGCAGCAGGCGAGTCTGCTGGCGAACATGCAGTCGGTGGGCGACTCGCTGGGCGACAGCCTCGAGCAGGTCACCGACGCCTACCGGTCGTCGAAGTCGATGCTCGTCGCCCTCAACAACAACGTGGCCTGCAACATCGATCCCGCCTGCGTGGCGGCTCGGGCGGAACTGCAACGCAGGGTGGACGGCTACAACGAGGCCGATGTCGCCTACCTGGAGGCGCTGAGCAGGGGCCTGAGGGAGACGAAGGGCACCGACCGCGTCGACGACGTCATCCGCGACGTCGGCTCGAACCTTGAACGGGCGCTGGGGGGTCTGCAGCAGCTGGGGATCGAGGACGAGGACGACCTCGACCGCAGGCTGGGCGAGCTGCGCACCAGTGTGAACAAACTCGCCGACTCGAGTAATCAGCTCGCCGACGGCGTCAAGCTGTTGGTCGATCAGACGCGCAACATGGGTGGTGGCCTCGATCAGGCCTCGAGCTTCCTGCTGGCCATGAAGCGCGACGCGAGCGACCCGGCCATGTCCGGCTTCTACATTCCGCCGCAGATCCTCACCCAGAAGGAGTTCCAGAAGGCGGCGGAACTCTTCGTCTCCGAGGACGGGCACACCGTCCGCTATCTGGTCCAGACGGGGTTGAACCCGTTCGGCGTCGAGGCCATGGACCAGGTCGACGAGATCGTCGACGCTGCCAACAGTGCGCGGCCGAACACGAGCCTGCAGAACGCCGACATCAGGATGGTCGGGTTCTCGGCCTTCAACAACGAAATGCGCAACCACTACAACGCGGATCTGCGCTACATCATCATCATGACGCTGGTCGTCGTCTTCCTGATCCTGGCGCTCATCCTGCGGGCAGTGGTGGCGCCGGTCTACCTGATGCTCTCTGTGGTGCTGTCCTACGTGTCCGCGATGGGCATCGGCGTGTTGTTCTTCCAGGTGATCCTGGATCAGGACATCTATTGGAGCGTCGGAGGTATGGCGTTCCTGGTGCTGGTGGCGGTGGGTGCCGACTACAACCTGCTGCTCATCTCACGCATCCGCGACGAGGCGAAACTCGGTGTGCCGTCCGCGGTGATCAAGACCGTGGGCGCCACCGGCGGTGTCATCACGTCGGCCGGGCTCATCTTCGCCGCGTCGATGCTGGCGCTGACGGTGAGCAGCCTGGCGACCGTGGTGCAGCTCGGCTTCATCATCGGCGTCGGTTTGCTGCTGGACACCTTCATCGTGCGGACGATCACGGTGCCGGCCCTGGCCGTGATGGTGGGCGACGCGAACTGGTGGCCGTCGAAGACCCCGCGCCAATTACTCGCGCTGGCACGCGCCAAGCGCGCCGCGGACGCCGACGGCGTCGACCAGGAGTGGTTCGACGAGCACGGTGACGCCGACACGGGGCCGATCCGGAGCGGCCGTGTTCCCGATGACGACGGCGACGACGACGTCGTGGACACCGACGACGGCTACGCGACCGCTGTGCATACGGCGAGTTCGGTACGGCTGGCGTGGGGCGATCGGGACGACAACCCCTAG
- a CDS encoding glycosyltransferase, translating into MTQKTFVIAVHGTRGDVEPCAAAALELQRRGHCVRMAVPPNLTAFVESVGLGPAATYGVDSQKQLEADIFKDWWKFQNPMTVLRRSREYVTEGWSEMNDTLVANAKDADLILTGTTYQEVAANVAEALHIPLAALHYFPCRENGQVLPVPLPRPVLHAGWSTAEWAHWKVLSKAENDQREALGLPPAKTRAIRRIVEGGALEIQAYDEVFFPGLAEEWRGVRPLVGSLSLELPAADDDDVLAWIATGTPPIYFGFGSMPVESPADAVAMITAVCADLGERALISSGVWDVADLPRSDDVKLVGAVNHSKVFPGCRAVVHHGGAGTVAASVRSGVPTVVLWVSADQPVWAGKVNRLGVGVARRFSSTDARSLTKALRTAMSPACQERAREAATRMTSPARSASTTADLLEEAADRGRD; encoded by the coding sequence GTGACGCAGAAGACGTTCGTGATCGCCGTGCACGGCACTCGCGGCGACGTCGAGCCATGCGCGGCGGCAGCACTCGAACTCCAGCGCCGGGGGCACTGCGTGCGCATGGCCGTACCCCCCAACCTGACCGCGTTCGTCGAATCGGTCGGCCTCGGGCCTGCGGCAACGTACGGAGTCGACTCGCAGAAGCAGCTGGAAGCCGACATCTTCAAGGACTGGTGGAAGTTTCAGAACCCGATGACGGTGTTGCGGCGCAGTCGCGAGTACGTCACCGAGGGCTGGTCGGAGATGAACGACACCCTGGTGGCAAACGCGAAGGACGCCGACCTGATCCTCACCGGCACCACGTATCAGGAGGTCGCGGCCAATGTGGCCGAGGCGCTGCACATCCCGCTCGCGGCGCTGCACTACTTCCCCTGCCGCGAGAACGGCCAGGTACTCCCCGTGCCGCTGCCCCGGCCGGTGCTGCACGCCGGCTGGTCGACGGCGGAATGGGCGCACTGGAAGGTCCTGAGCAAGGCGGAGAACGACCAGCGCGAGGCGCTCGGGCTGCCGCCGGCGAAGACGCGCGCCATCCGCCGCATCGTCGAGGGCGGCGCGTTGGAGATCCAGGCCTACGACGAGGTGTTCTTCCCCGGACTCGCCGAGGAGTGGCGGGGCGTTCGTCCCCTGGTCGGGTCGCTGTCACTCGAACTGCCGGCTGCCGACGACGATGACGTCCTGGCCTGGATTGCCACGGGCACTCCGCCGATCTACTTCGGTTTCGGCAGCATGCCGGTCGAGTCACCCGCGGACGCCGTCGCCATGATCACCGCCGTCTGTGCCGATCTCGGCGAACGTGCGCTGATCAGCAGCGGCGTCTGGGACGTCGCCGACCTGCCACGCAGCGACGACGTCAAACTGGTCGGCGCGGTCAATCACTCGAAGGTCTTCCCGGGTTGCCGGGCCGTCGTACACCACGGTGGCGCAGGCACCGTCGCCGCGAGCGTCCGCTCCGGCGTGCCGACGGTGGTGCTCTGGGTGTCCGCCGATCAGCCGGTCTGGGCGGGGAAGGTGAATCGTCTGGGAGTCGGCGTGGCCCGGCGCTTCTCGAGTACCGATGCCCGCTCGTTGACGAAGGCGCTGCGGACGGCGATGAGCCCCGCATGCCAGGAGCGCGCCCGCGAGGCAGCCACCCGGATGACCTCACCCGCGCGATCCGCGTCGACCACGGCAGACCTCCTCGAGGAGGCGGCAGACCGGGGGCGCGACTAG